Proteins from a single region of Apium graveolens cultivar Ventura chromosome 7, ASM990537v1, whole genome shotgun sequence:
- the LOC141671763 gene encoding uncharacterized protein LOC141671763, with amino-acid sequence MNRATYNLASLALSRSILSGGHSAAVLRPRLLLTARLFSSAAAPSMSPVSSKWYTPSIAVAGGTVACAGVATFLGEQVYAKEMPMSPEKMPKEVVLYQYEACPFCNKVKAFMDYYDVPYKIVEVNPLSKKEIKWSDYKKVPILMVDGQQMNDSSAIIDKLDSMINSEKSAKEVPDNEEEKQWRSWVDNHLVHMLSPNIYRTTSEALESFDYITSNGNFSFTEKYTVKYAGAAAMYFVSKNLKKKYNITDERASLYEAAQQWVNALGGREFLGGTKPNLADLAVFGVLRPIRYLRSGIDMVENTQIGDWYARMESVVGESSKIVT; translated from the exons ATGAATCGCGCAACTTACAATCTCgcctctctcgctctctctcgtTCTATTCTCTCCGGCGGCCACTCCGCCGCCGTGCTCCGTCCACGTCTCCTCCTCACTGCCAGGCTCTTCTCCTCTGCCGCCGCGCCGTCGATGTCGCCGGTGTCATCGAAGTGGTATACGCCGTCAATTGCAGTCGCCGGCGGTACTGTCGCCTGTGCCGGAGTTGCTACGTTTTTAGGAGAGCAAGTTTATGCGAAAGAGATGCCGATGTCGCCGGAAAAGATGCCCAAGGAGGTCGTGTTGTATCAGTATGAGGCTTGTCCGTTTTGTAATAAAGTTAAAG CTTTCATGGATTACTATGACGTGCCGTACAAAATTGTGGAGGTGAATCCACTTAGCAAAAAGGAAATCAAGTGGTCTGATTATAAGAAGGTGCCGATTTTGATGGTGGATGGTCAACAGATGAATGATTCATCAG CGATTATTGATAAGTTGGACAGCATGATTAATTCTGAGAAATCTGCTAAAGAAGTCCCAGATAATGAAGAAGAGAAACAGTGGAGAAG ttggGTAGATAATCATCTTGTTCATATGCTATCACCTAACATCTACCGAACTACTTCAGAGGCTTTGGAATCCTTTGATTACATTACAAGTAATG GAAATTTCAGCTTCACTGAAAAATATACTGTGAAATATGCTGGGGCTGCTGCCATGTATTTTGTATCCAAGAATTTGAAGAAGAAATACAACATTACTGATGAACGTGCATCCCTATATGAAGCTGCTCAACAGTGGGTGAATGCACTTGGTGGTCGTGAATTCCTTG GGGGGACTAAGCCTAATCTAGCTGATCTTGCTGTCTTTGGGGTGTTGAGACCTATTCGTTACCTGAGATCTGGTATTGACATGGTGGAGAACACACAAATCGGCGATTGGTATGCAAGAATGGAGAGTGTTGTGGGTGAATCTTCAAAGATAGTGACTTGA
- the LOC141671469 gene encoding diphthine--ammonia ligase isoform X2 has product MKVVGLISGGKDSCFAMMKCVQFGHQIVALANLMPADDSVDELDSYMYQTVGHQIVVSYSKCMGVPLFRRKIQGSTRHHELSYNMTAGDEVEDMFILLKEVKHQIPSITGVSSGAIASDYQRLRVESVCSRLGLISLAYLWKEDQSLLLREMVAAIGLNPSKHLGKELSELSSHLHKLKELYGINVCGEGGEYETLTLDCPLFENARLLLDEYQIVLHSSDSIAPVGILHPSGFHVEQKLKADSRANGVSSESMDSVYEVQGDCTQSSDADCSSTNKVFDFVTQEHHRLHVSEMVNDNMHSISCTLQNSRGTLGDLEEDLKLVLMKIESQLVEIGCSWNEVLYIHMYIADMGKFSVANETYVNFITHEKCLSGVPSRSTVELPLSQVGMGAACVEILVAKNQCKKVLHVQSISCWAPSCIGPYSQATLHNEILYMAGQLGLDPPTMLLCDGGATAELEKALENSEAVAKCFTSSISTSAILFTIYCSTTIPSSDRIKIQEKMNMDLSRMKLHNLNNGSLCTVLNPMFLYVLVPDLPKRAFVEVKPMLYVADSDSVEPGEVVTDEVVPDVSLKVAQNYWGFQNNEWHDCSIQNCIVPGKVCAVVLSITDELAVKICSNGATGAVDDGVAQQCCFSVRQLEMIARFCLYRLDTTLLMNYFSWDNVKYMRIYFPTSLGMSHDMMLQVFIGAFNELAESNPRINIKEKPIFNLVPVLGAGKSAVSLDVLTCELFALKS; this is encoded by the exons ATGAAAGTAGTAGGATTAATTAGCGGCGGCAAAGATAGCTGTTTTGCTATGATGAAATGCGTTCAATTTGGTCATCAG ATTGTTGCTTTGGCTAATTTGATGCCTGCTGATGATTCTGTTGACGAACTCGATAGCTATATGTATCAAACT GTTGGGCATCAGATAGTTGTCAGCTACTCTAAATGCATGGGAGTCCCGTTATTTCGAAGAAAAATTCAAGGATCCACAAG GCATCATGAGCTTAGCTACAATATGACTGCCGGTGATGAGGTCGAAGATATGTTTATCTTGTTAAAGGAAGTTAAGCATCAGATACCTTCTATAACAGGAGTGTCTTCTGGTGCTATTGCTTCTGATTATCAAAGGCTAAGGGTGGAAAGTGTATGTTCGCGGTTAGGACTCATTTCTTTGGCATATTTATGGAAGGAAGATCAATCCTTGCTTCTTCGGGAGATG GTTGCCGCCATTGGGTTGAATCCTTCAAAGCACTTGGGCAAAGAACTGTCGGAACTAAGCTCCCATCTACACAAGTTAAAAGA GTTGTATGGCATAAATGTATGCGGTGAAGGAGGGGAGTATGAAACACTAACACTGGACTGTCCCCTTTTCGAA AATGCTAGACTATTGCTGGACGAATATCAAATTGTATTGCACTCTTCAGATTCCATAGCTCCTGTTGGGATCCTTCACCCTTCAGGATTTCATGTGGAACAGAAGTTAAAAGCAGATAGCAGAGCCAATGGCGTATCTTCAGAGTCGATGGATTCAGTATACGAGGTTCAAGGAGACTGCACACAAAGTTCTGATGCAGACTGCAGCTCTACTAATAAGGTCTTTGATTTCGTTACACAAGAGCATCATAGGCTTCATGTATCAGAGATGGTAAATGATAATATGCACTCAATTTCGTGCACGCTGCAAAACTCGCGCGGAACTTTAGGAG ATTTGGAAGAGGATCTAAAACTTGTTCTAATGAAAATTGAATCCCAACTTGTTGAAATCGGTTGCTCATGGAACGAGGTGCTCTATATACATATGTACATTGCTGATATGGGTAAATTTTCAGTTGCAAATGAAACATATGTAAATTTCATTACCCACGAGAAATGTCTCTCTGGTGTACCATCACGGAGTACAGTTGAATTACCTCTGTCACAAGTAGGTATGGGGGCAGCTTGCGTTGAAATTCTGGTAGCAAAAAATCAATGCAAAAAGGTTTTGCATGTGCAAAGTATATCCTGCTGGGCTCCCAGTTGCATAGGACCTTATAGCCAG GCAACCTTGCACAATGAGATCCTTTACATGGCTGGGCAGTTGGGGCTTGACCCTCCAACAATGTTACTCTGTGATGGAGGGGCTACTGCTGAGCTTGAAAAAGCACTTGAAAACAGTGAAGCGGTGGCAAAATGCTTTACTTCTTCAATATCTACCTCTGCTATTCTTTTCACCATCTATTGTTCAACAACTATACCTTCATCAGAtagaataaaaattcaagaaaagaTGAATATGGACCTCAGTCGGATGAAGCTACATAATTTAAATAATGGATCCTTATGTACAGTGCTGAATCCCATGTTCTTATATGTCCTTGTACCTGATCTACCGAAAAG AGCCTTTGTGGAAGTGAAGCCCATGCTTTATGTTGCTGATAGTGATAGTGTTGAACCTGGGGAAGTTGTAACTGATGAAGTTGTACCAGATGTCTCATTAAAAGTGGCTCAAAATTATTGGGGTTTCCAGAACAATGAATGGCATGATTGTAGCATTCAGAATTGTATTGTTCCTGGAAAAGTATGTGCAGTTGTTCTCTCTATCACTGATGAACTTGCGGTGAAGATTTGTTCCAACGGTGCTACAGGTGCCGTTGATGATGGTGTGGCTCAGCAATGTTGCTTCAGTGTGCGGCAGTTGGAAATGATCGCAAGGTTTTGCCTTTATCGTCTTGATACAACTCTTTTGATGAATTATTTCTCTTGGGACAATGTAAAG TATATGAGGATATATTTTCCCACAAGCCTTGGTATGTCCCACGACATGATGTTACAAGTCTTCATTGGTGCATTTAATGAGCTTGCAGAATCAAATCCAAGGATTAACATCAAGGAGAAGCCCATTTTCAACCTGGTCCCCGTCTTAGGAGCTGGAAAGTCTGCTGTTTCTCTTGATGTTTTAACCTGTGAACTTTTTGCTCTTAAATCTTAG
- the LOC141671469 gene encoding diphthine--ammonia ligase isoform X1, translated as MKVVGLISGGKDSCFAMMKCVQFGHQIVALANLMPADDSVDELDSYMYQTVGHQIVVSYSKCMGVPLFRRKIQGSTRHHELSYNMTAGDEVEDMFILLKEVKHQIPSITGVSSGAIASDYQRLRVESVCSRLGLISLAYLWKEDQSLLLREMIKSGIVAITVKVAAIGLNPSKHLGKELSELSSHLHKLKELYGINVCGEGGEYETLTLDCPLFENARLLLDEYQIVLHSSDSIAPVGILHPSGFHVEQKLKADSRANGVSSESMDSVYEVQGDCTQSSDADCSSTNKVFDFVTQEHHRLHVSEMVNDNMHSISCTLQNSRGTLGDLEEDLKLVLMKIESQLVEIGCSWNEVLYIHMYIADMGKFSVANETYVNFITHEKCLSGVPSRSTVELPLSQVGMGAACVEILVAKNQCKKVLHVQSISCWAPSCIGPYSQATLHNEILYMAGQLGLDPPTMLLCDGGATAELEKALENSEAVAKCFTSSISTSAILFTIYCSTTIPSSDRIKIQEKMNMDLSRMKLHNLNNGSLCTVLNPMFLYVLVPDLPKRAFVEVKPMLYVADSDSVEPGEVVTDEVVPDVSLKVAQNYWGFQNNEWHDCSIQNCIVPGKVCAVVLSITDELAVKICSNGATGAVDDGVAQQCCFSVRQLEMIARFCLYRLDTTLLMNYFSWDNVKYMRIYFPTSLGMSHDMMLQVFIGAFNELAESNPRINIKEKPIFNLVPVLGAGKSAVSLDVLTCELFALKS; from the exons ATGAAAGTAGTAGGATTAATTAGCGGCGGCAAAGATAGCTGTTTTGCTATGATGAAATGCGTTCAATTTGGTCATCAG ATTGTTGCTTTGGCTAATTTGATGCCTGCTGATGATTCTGTTGACGAACTCGATAGCTATATGTATCAAACT GTTGGGCATCAGATAGTTGTCAGCTACTCTAAATGCATGGGAGTCCCGTTATTTCGAAGAAAAATTCAAGGATCCACAAG GCATCATGAGCTTAGCTACAATATGACTGCCGGTGATGAGGTCGAAGATATGTTTATCTTGTTAAAGGAAGTTAAGCATCAGATACCTTCTATAACAGGAGTGTCTTCTGGTGCTATTGCTTCTGATTATCAAAGGCTAAGGGTGGAAAGTGTATGTTCGCGGTTAGGACTCATTTCTTTGGCATATTTATGGAAGGAAGATCAATCCTTGCTTCTTCGGGAGATG ATAAAATCTGGGATTGTTGCTATTACTGTAAAG GTTGCCGCCATTGGGTTGAATCCTTCAAAGCACTTGGGCAAAGAACTGTCGGAACTAAGCTCCCATCTACACAAGTTAAAAGA GTTGTATGGCATAAATGTATGCGGTGAAGGAGGGGAGTATGAAACACTAACACTGGACTGTCCCCTTTTCGAA AATGCTAGACTATTGCTGGACGAATATCAAATTGTATTGCACTCTTCAGATTCCATAGCTCCTGTTGGGATCCTTCACCCTTCAGGATTTCATGTGGAACAGAAGTTAAAAGCAGATAGCAGAGCCAATGGCGTATCTTCAGAGTCGATGGATTCAGTATACGAGGTTCAAGGAGACTGCACACAAAGTTCTGATGCAGACTGCAGCTCTACTAATAAGGTCTTTGATTTCGTTACACAAGAGCATCATAGGCTTCATGTATCAGAGATGGTAAATGATAATATGCACTCAATTTCGTGCACGCTGCAAAACTCGCGCGGAACTTTAGGAG ATTTGGAAGAGGATCTAAAACTTGTTCTAATGAAAATTGAATCCCAACTTGTTGAAATCGGTTGCTCATGGAACGAGGTGCTCTATATACATATGTACATTGCTGATATGGGTAAATTTTCAGTTGCAAATGAAACATATGTAAATTTCATTACCCACGAGAAATGTCTCTCTGGTGTACCATCACGGAGTACAGTTGAATTACCTCTGTCACAAGTAGGTATGGGGGCAGCTTGCGTTGAAATTCTGGTAGCAAAAAATCAATGCAAAAAGGTTTTGCATGTGCAAAGTATATCCTGCTGGGCTCCCAGTTGCATAGGACCTTATAGCCAG GCAACCTTGCACAATGAGATCCTTTACATGGCTGGGCAGTTGGGGCTTGACCCTCCAACAATGTTACTCTGTGATGGAGGGGCTACTGCTGAGCTTGAAAAAGCACTTGAAAACAGTGAAGCGGTGGCAAAATGCTTTACTTCTTCAATATCTACCTCTGCTATTCTTTTCACCATCTATTGTTCAACAACTATACCTTCATCAGAtagaataaaaattcaagaaaagaTGAATATGGACCTCAGTCGGATGAAGCTACATAATTTAAATAATGGATCCTTATGTACAGTGCTGAATCCCATGTTCTTATATGTCCTTGTACCTGATCTACCGAAAAG AGCCTTTGTGGAAGTGAAGCCCATGCTTTATGTTGCTGATAGTGATAGTGTTGAACCTGGGGAAGTTGTAACTGATGAAGTTGTACCAGATGTCTCATTAAAAGTGGCTCAAAATTATTGGGGTTTCCAGAACAATGAATGGCATGATTGTAGCATTCAGAATTGTATTGTTCCTGGAAAAGTATGTGCAGTTGTTCTCTCTATCACTGATGAACTTGCGGTGAAGATTTGTTCCAACGGTGCTACAGGTGCCGTTGATGATGGTGTGGCTCAGCAATGTTGCTTCAGTGTGCGGCAGTTGGAAATGATCGCAAGGTTTTGCCTTTATCGTCTTGATACAACTCTTTTGATGAATTATTTCTCTTGGGACAATGTAAAG TATATGAGGATATATTTTCCCACAAGCCTTGGTATGTCCCACGACATGATGTTACAAGTCTTCATTGGTGCATTTAATGAGCTTGCAGAATCAAATCCAAGGATTAACATCAAGGAGAAGCCCATTTTCAACCTGGTCCCCGTCTTAGGAGCTGGAAAGTCTGCTGTTTCTCTTGATGTTTTAACCTGTGAACTTTTTGCTCTTAAATCTTAG
- the LOC141671469 gene encoding diphthine--ammonia ligase isoform X3: protein MGKHIWHHELSYNMTAGDEVEDMFILLKEVKHQIPSITGVSSGAIASDYQRLRVESVCSRLGLISLAYLWKEDQSLLLREMIKSGIVAITVKVAAIGLNPSKHLGKELSELSSHLHKLKELYGINVCGEGGEYETLTLDCPLFENARLLLDEYQIVLHSSDSIAPVGILHPSGFHVEQKLKADSRANGVSSESMDSVYEVQGDCTQSSDADCSSTNKVFDFVTQEHHRLHVSEMVNDNMHSISCTLQNSRGTLGDLEEDLKLVLMKIESQLVEIGCSWNEVLYIHMYIADMGKFSVANETYVNFITHEKCLSGVPSRSTVELPLSQVGMGAACVEILVAKNQCKKVLHVQSISCWAPSCIGPYSQATLHNEILYMAGQLGLDPPTMLLCDGGATAELEKALENSEAVAKCFTSSISTSAILFTIYCSTTIPSSDRIKIQEKMNMDLSRMKLHNLNNGSLCTVLNPMFLYVLVPDLPKRAFVEVKPMLYVADSDSVEPGEVVTDEVVPDVSLKVAQNYWGFQNNEWHDCSIQNCIVPGKVCAVVLSITDELAVKICSNGATGAVDDGVAQQCCFSVRQLEMIARFCLYRLDTTLLMNYFSWDNVKYMRIYFPTSLGMSHDMMLQVFIGAFNELAESNPRINIKEKPIFNLVPVLGAGKSAVSLDVLTCELFALKS from the exons ATGGGGAAACATATTTG GCATCATGAGCTTAGCTACAATATGACTGCCGGTGATGAGGTCGAAGATATGTTTATCTTGTTAAAGGAAGTTAAGCATCAGATACCTTCTATAACAGGAGTGTCTTCTGGTGCTATTGCTTCTGATTATCAAAGGCTAAGGGTGGAAAGTGTATGTTCGCGGTTAGGACTCATTTCTTTGGCATATTTATGGAAGGAAGATCAATCCTTGCTTCTTCGGGAGATG ATAAAATCTGGGATTGTTGCTATTACTGTAAAG GTTGCCGCCATTGGGTTGAATCCTTCAAAGCACTTGGGCAAAGAACTGTCGGAACTAAGCTCCCATCTACACAAGTTAAAAGA GTTGTATGGCATAAATGTATGCGGTGAAGGAGGGGAGTATGAAACACTAACACTGGACTGTCCCCTTTTCGAA AATGCTAGACTATTGCTGGACGAATATCAAATTGTATTGCACTCTTCAGATTCCATAGCTCCTGTTGGGATCCTTCACCCTTCAGGATTTCATGTGGAACAGAAGTTAAAAGCAGATAGCAGAGCCAATGGCGTATCTTCAGAGTCGATGGATTCAGTATACGAGGTTCAAGGAGACTGCACACAAAGTTCTGATGCAGACTGCAGCTCTACTAATAAGGTCTTTGATTTCGTTACACAAGAGCATCATAGGCTTCATGTATCAGAGATGGTAAATGATAATATGCACTCAATTTCGTGCACGCTGCAAAACTCGCGCGGAACTTTAGGAG ATTTGGAAGAGGATCTAAAACTTGTTCTAATGAAAATTGAATCCCAACTTGTTGAAATCGGTTGCTCATGGAACGAGGTGCTCTATATACATATGTACATTGCTGATATGGGTAAATTTTCAGTTGCAAATGAAACATATGTAAATTTCATTACCCACGAGAAATGTCTCTCTGGTGTACCATCACGGAGTACAGTTGAATTACCTCTGTCACAAGTAGGTATGGGGGCAGCTTGCGTTGAAATTCTGGTAGCAAAAAATCAATGCAAAAAGGTTTTGCATGTGCAAAGTATATCCTGCTGGGCTCCCAGTTGCATAGGACCTTATAGCCAG GCAACCTTGCACAATGAGATCCTTTACATGGCTGGGCAGTTGGGGCTTGACCCTCCAACAATGTTACTCTGTGATGGAGGGGCTACTGCTGAGCTTGAAAAAGCACTTGAAAACAGTGAAGCGGTGGCAAAATGCTTTACTTCTTCAATATCTACCTCTGCTATTCTTTTCACCATCTATTGTTCAACAACTATACCTTCATCAGAtagaataaaaattcaagaaaagaTGAATATGGACCTCAGTCGGATGAAGCTACATAATTTAAATAATGGATCCTTATGTACAGTGCTGAATCCCATGTTCTTATATGTCCTTGTACCTGATCTACCGAAAAG AGCCTTTGTGGAAGTGAAGCCCATGCTTTATGTTGCTGATAGTGATAGTGTTGAACCTGGGGAAGTTGTAACTGATGAAGTTGTACCAGATGTCTCATTAAAAGTGGCTCAAAATTATTGGGGTTTCCAGAACAATGAATGGCATGATTGTAGCATTCAGAATTGTATTGTTCCTGGAAAAGTATGTGCAGTTGTTCTCTCTATCACTGATGAACTTGCGGTGAAGATTTGTTCCAACGGTGCTACAGGTGCCGTTGATGATGGTGTGGCTCAGCAATGTTGCTTCAGTGTGCGGCAGTTGGAAATGATCGCAAGGTTTTGCCTTTATCGTCTTGATACAACTCTTTTGATGAATTATTTCTCTTGGGACAATGTAAAG TATATGAGGATATATTTTCCCACAAGCCTTGGTATGTCCCACGACATGATGTTACAAGTCTTCATTGGTGCATTTAATGAGCTTGCAGAATCAAATCCAAGGATTAACATCAAGGAGAAGCCCATTTTCAACCTGGTCCCCGTCTTAGGAGCTGGAAAGTCTGCTGTTTCTCTTGATGTTTTAACCTGTGAACTTTTTGCTCTTAAATCTTAG
- the LOC141671470 gene encoding uncharacterized protein LOC141671470 isoform X2 has translation MEYANKAIELLNKAASNNKVVNSFLGFTFIALSLKSFNQQKHIETLETQKDSLLKSNKAIKKTIWDWKQQLYAQAQGSSVIPVDKIKAIFGDAPTPPPAVSAVKADSGSDPKKILI, from the exons ATGGAGTATGCAAACAAAGCAATAGAGCTGCTCAACAAAGCAGCAAGCAACAACAAAGTCGTCAACAGCTTTCTCGGCTTTACATTTATTGCTTTGAGTCTTAAATCATTTAACCAACAAAAACACATCGAAACCCTAGAAACCCAGAAAGATTCTTTACTCAAATCGAACAAAGCTATTAAAAAGACCATTTGGGATTGGAAACAACAGCTTTATGCTCAAGCTCAGGGCAGTTCTGTAATTCCTGTTGATAAAATTAAGGCCATTTTTGGTGATGCCCCTACTCCTCCACCAG CTGTAAGTGCCGTCAAAGCAGACAGCGGATCAGATCCAAAGAAgatattgatatga
- the LOC141671470 gene encoding uncharacterized protein LOC141671470 isoform X1, whose product MEYANKAIELLNKAASNNKVVNSFLGFTFIALSLKSFNQQKHIETLETQKDSLLKSNKAIKKTIWDWKQQLYAQAQGSSVIPVDKIKAIFGDAPTPPPAAAVSAVKADSGSDPKKILI is encoded by the exons ATGGAGTATGCAAACAAAGCAATAGAGCTGCTCAACAAAGCAGCAAGCAACAACAAAGTCGTCAACAGCTTTCTCGGCTTTACATTTATTGCTTTGAGTCTTAAATCATTTAACCAACAAAAACACATCGAAACCCTAGAAACCCAGAAAGATTCTTTACTCAAATCGAACAAAGCTATTAAAAAGACCATTTGGGATTGGAAACAACAGCTTTATGCTCAAGCTCAGGGCAGTTCTGTAATTCCTGTTGATAAAATTAAGGCCATTTTTGGTGATGCCCCTACTCCTCCACCAG CTGCAGCTGTAAGTGCCGTCAAAGCAGACAGCGGATCAGATCCAAAGAAgatattgatatga